The Kitasatospora sp. NBC_00374 genome has a segment encoding these proteins:
- a CDS encoding helix-turn-helix domain-containing protein, translated as MPGGRLTQQERQKIALGLADGLAYAEIARRLDRPTSTITREVMRNGGPTAYRADLAHRATEHRAHRRRRAAPQGPNTPPQAHGRDAEAVREYEEVLATVFMQSGLPKMTARVLAGLYTTDAGSLTASELAQRLQISPASVSKAITFLESQGLIRRERDERRRERYVVDNDVLYQSTMASARATAHLGEVARQGGGILGPGTPAAARLENIARFVDFISESIARAADQAREILHAKPETTSDSTT; from the coding sequence ATGCCGGGAGGCAGACTCACCCAGCAGGAACGCCAGAAGATCGCGCTGGGACTGGCCGACGGCCTCGCCTATGCGGAGATCGCCAGGCGCCTCGACCGCCCCACCTCGACGATCACGCGTGAGGTGATGCGCAACGGCGGCCCCACCGCCTACCGCGCCGACCTCGCCCACCGCGCCACCGAACACCGCGCCCACCGCCGCAGGCGCGCCGCACCCCAGGGCCCCAACACGCCCCCGCAGGCCCACGGACGCGATGCCGAGGCCGTACGCGAGTACGAGGAGGTGCTCGCCACCGTCTTCATGCAATCGGGCCTGCCCAAGATGACGGCCCGGGTGCTGGCCGGCCTCTACACCACCGACGCCGGCAGCCTCACCGCCTCCGAACTCGCCCAGCGCCTCCAGATCAGCCCGGCGTCCGTCTCCAAGGCGATCACATTCCTCGAAAGCCAGGGCCTCATCCGCCGCGAACGCGACGAACGCCGCCGCGAGCGCTACGTCGTCGACAACGACGTCCTGTACCAGTCGACGATGGCCAGCGCCCGCGCCACCGCCCACCTCGGCGAGGTCGCCCGCCAGGGCGGCGGCATCCTCGGCCCCGGCACCCCGGCCGCCGCCCGCCTGGAGAACATCGCCCGCTTCGTCGACTTCATCTCCGAGAGCATCGCCCGCGCCGCGGACCAGGCCCGCGAGATCCTCCACGCCAAACCCGAAACGACGTCGGACAGCACCACCTGA
- a CDS encoding DUF4097 family beta strand repeat-containing protein, with translation MQKFATPTPITAVLDIPAGRLRFIAADRTDTTVEVLPANASKGRDVKAAEQTTVEYADGVLRINAPEARNQILGACGSVEVTVQLPAGSRIEAKAADAQLRGVGRLGDVTFDTARGTVKLDETASAHLTLLAGTIAVGRLGGPANITTQQGDLHITEAAHGTVELRTQAGDISIGAARGVSAALNAGTSYGRIDNALKNTDGADAALTIHATTTHGNITAHSL, from the coding sequence ATGCAGAAGTTCGCCACCCCCACCCCGATCACCGCCGTCCTCGACATCCCCGCCGGCCGCCTCCGCTTCATCGCCGCCGACCGCACCGACACCACGGTCGAGGTCCTGCCCGCGAACGCCTCGAAGGGCCGCGACGTGAAGGCGGCCGAGCAGACCACCGTCGAGTACGCCGACGGCGTCCTGCGGATCAACGCCCCGGAGGCGAGGAACCAGATCCTCGGCGCCTGCGGATCCGTCGAGGTCACCGTCCAACTGCCCGCCGGCTCCCGGATCGAGGCGAAGGCCGCCGACGCCCAACTCCGCGGCGTCGGACGGCTCGGCGACGTCACCTTCGACACCGCCCGGGGCACGGTCAAGCTCGACGAGACCGCGAGCGCCCACCTCACCCTCCTCGCCGGCACCATCGCGGTCGGCCGCCTGGGCGGCCCCGCGAACATCACCACCCAGCAGGGCGACCTCCACATCACCGAGGCCGCACACGGCACCGTCGAACTGCGCACCCAGGCCGGCGACATCTCCATCGGCGCCGCCCGCGGCGTCTCCGCCGCCCTGAACGCCGGCACCTCCTACGGCCGCATCGACAACGCGCTCAAGAACACCGACGGCGCCGACGCCGCACTCACCATCCACGCCACCACCACCCACGGCAACATCACCGCCCACAGCCTGTAG
- a CDS encoding serine hydrolase domain-containing protein, which translates to MSNTLTDHDRPELQKAIEEMVESGFTGVTMRVHDERGEWVGSAGVRKLGETAKPPTNGHVRAGSVTKTFTATVALRLVAEGAIELDAPVADHLPEFGLDRKVTVRMLLQHTSGVFNFTGEYYDDGTFAPGIPATTAGQEWVDNRFRTYRPEELVRLALSKPARFEPGTDWSYSNTNYVLARLLIEKVTGRSLAEEMQRLVLGPLGLSGTVLPETGTEIPEPHTHAYYRYEDAGRQRTVDVTRQNPSWISTGGDMISTTRDLHTFISALMGGRLLPAPLLAEMCKPHPKVGYGLGVFVQDAGAGGGTVITHNGGMAGHAALMYSTPDGSRTLTAALNYVDDAALSMAGPFQTATQKLVEEVFGGGRTGSADAAEPGR; encoded by the coding sequence ATGTCCAACACCCTTACCGACCATGACCGCCCGGAGCTGCAGAAGGCCATCGAGGAGATGGTCGAGTCCGGTTTCACCGGGGTCACGATGCGCGTGCACGACGAGCGGGGCGAGTGGGTCGGCAGCGCCGGGGTGCGCAAGCTGGGCGAGACCGCGAAGCCGCCGACGAACGGGCACGTCCGGGCAGGCAGCGTCACGAAGACCTTCACCGCGACCGTGGCGCTGCGGCTGGTGGCCGAGGGCGCGATCGAGCTGGACGCCCCGGTGGCCGACCACCTGCCCGAGTTCGGGCTGGACCGGAAGGTCACGGTGCGGATGCTGCTGCAGCACACCAGTGGGGTGTTCAACTTCACCGGCGAGTACTACGACGACGGGACGTTCGCGCCGGGGATCCCCGCCACGACGGCGGGCCAGGAGTGGGTGGACAACCGGTTCAGGACCTACCGGCCGGAAGAGCTGGTACGGCTGGCGCTGTCCAAGCCGGCACGGTTCGAGCCGGGGACGGACTGGAGCTACTCCAACACCAACTACGTGCTGGCCAGGCTGCTGATCGAGAAGGTGACCGGCCGCTCGCTCGCCGAGGAGATGCAGCGGCTGGTCCTGGGGCCGCTCGGGCTGTCGGGCACCGTCCTGCCGGAGACCGGCACGGAGATCCCCGAACCGCACACCCACGCCTACTACCGGTACGAGGACGCCGGCCGGCAGAGGACGGTCGACGTCACCCGCCAGAACCCCTCCTGGATCTCCACCGGCGGGGACATGATCTCGACCACCCGGGACCTCCACACGTTCATCTCCGCGCTGATGGGCGGCAGGCTCCTGCCGGCCCCGCTGCTGGCCGAGATGTGCAAGCCGCATCCCAAGGTCGGCTACGGCCTGGGGGTGTTCGTGCAGGATGCGGGCGCAGGCGGCGGCACCGTCATCACCCACAACGGCGGCATGGCGGGCCACGCGGCACTGATGTACAGCACGCCCGACGGCAGCAGGACCCTGACCGCCGCGCTGAACTACGTCGACGACGCCGCGCTGTCCATGGCAGGGCCGTTCCAGACGGCGACGCAGAAGCTCGTCGAGGAGGTCTTCGGCGGCGGGCGGACCGGGTCGGCCGACGCGGCCGAGCCGGGTCGGTAG
- a CDS encoding class I SAM-dependent methyltransferase → MTDNIAAGSSVSDAPSPADDYLGDPAVRAEWDGRYADRQQLWSGRPNGALVAEVAGLAPGRVLDVGCGEGADAVWLARGGWDVTGLEVSGVALERAAGHARDAGVTVRWVHAGLAEAVLPPASFDLVSAQYPALLRTPDAAAERALLAAVAPGGVLLLVHHAGMDTRQAHDSGFDPADYVWPSMVAALLDEDWRIEVDEQRPRMAPDGGAGAHHTDDLVLRVRRLR, encoded by the coding sequence GTGACCGACAACATCGCAGCAGGATCATCCGTCTCCGACGCCCCCTCCCCCGCGGACGACTACCTCGGAGACCCCGCGGTGCGGGCGGAGTGGGACGGCAGGTACGCCGACCGGCAGCAGCTGTGGAGCGGCCGGCCCAACGGCGCGCTCGTGGCCGAGGTCGCCGGGCTCGCTCCGGGGCGTGTGCTCGACGTGGGCTGCGGCGAGGGCGCGGACGCCGTCTGGCTCGCGCGCGGCGGCTGGGACGTGACCGGGCTGGAGGTCTCGGGTGTGGCGCTGGAGCGGGCGGCCGGCCACGCCCGGGACGCCGGCGTCACCGTTCGCTGGGTGCATGCCGGGCTGGCGGAGGCGGTGCTCCCGCCGGCCTCCTTCGACCTGGTCTCCGCCCAGTACCCGGCTCTGCTGCGTACCCCCGACGCCGCGGCCGAGCGGGCGCTGCTCGCGGCGGTCGCGCCCGGCGGCGTGCTGCTGCTCGTGCACCATGCCGGGATGGACACCCGGCAGGCGCACGACAGCGGCTTCGACCCGGCCGACTACGTCTGGCCCTCGATGGTGGCCGCACTGCTCGACGAGGACTGGAGGATCGAGGTGGACGAGCAGCGTCCACGCATGGCCCCCGACGGCGGCGCCGGCGCGCACCACACCGACGACCTGGTGCTGCGCGTGCGTCGGCTGCGCTGA
- a CDS encoding oxygenase MpaB family protein: MVADRVLPGGPDTVRARAGAALFARIAGPDGDAVRRRIHDTPGPRWFGPERPIRQVHGDASMFVGGLRALLLQSLHPLAMAAVAAHSGYRGDPWGRLQRTSTFLAVTTFGTADDAQRAVDRVRAVHRHVRGTTAAGEPYRASDPHLLAWVHVSEVDSFLRAHRRYGARPLDEAGYDGYVADTARVAMALGVPDPPRDQASLAARLAAYRPELRSTPEAREAARFLLFRSPLPWFARPPYAVLAAGAVALLPWWARAPLRLPWLPLVEATGVRLATDGLTRTIRWAMTPPTAASA; this comes from the coding sequence ATGGTGGCTGACAGGGTTCTGCCCGGCGGCCCCGACACCGTGCGAGCGCGTGCGGGGGCCGCGCTGTTCGCCCGGATCGCGGGGCCGGACGGCGACGCCGTGCGGCGCCGAATCCACGACACCCCGGGGCCGCGCTGGTTCGGCCCGGAGCGGCCGATCCGGCAGGTGCACGGCGACGCGTCGATGTTCGTGGGCGGCCTGCGGGCGCTTCTGCTGCAGTCGTTGCACCCGCTGGCCATGGCGGCGGTCGCGGCGCACTCGGGCTACCGGGGCGATCCCTGGGGCCGGTTGCAGCGCACCAGCACCTTCCTGGCCGTGACCACCTTCGGCACCGCCGACGACGCGCAGCGCGCGGTCGACCGCGTCCGGGCCGTGCACCGGCACGTACGCGGCACCACCGCGGCCGGCGAGCCCTACCGGGCGAGCGACCCGCACCTGCTCGCCTGGGTCCACGTGTCCGAGGTCGACAGCTTCCTGCGCGCCCACCGGCGTTACGGTGCAAGGCCGTTGGACGAAGCCGGGTACGACGGCTACGTCGCGGACACCGCCCGGGTGGCGATGGCCCTCGGTGTCCCGGACCCGCCGCGCGACCAGGCGTCACTGGCCGCCCGGCTGGCCGCCTACCGACCCGAGCTCCGCAGCACGCCGGAAGCCCGGGAGGCTGCGCGCTTCCTCCTCTTCCGGTCTCCCCTGCCCTGGTTCGCGCGACCGCCGTACGCGGTGCTGGCCGCCGGTGCCGTCGCGCTGCTGCCCTGGTGGGCGCGGGCCCCGCTGCGGCTGCCCTGGCTGCCCCTCGTCGAGGCCACCGGTGTCCGTCTGGCCACGGACGGACTGACCCGGACGATCCGCTGGGCCATGACGCCGCCCACCGCCGCGTCCGCCTGA
- a CDS encoding lanthionine synthetase LanC family protein produces MSSAEARGAQLAAGTPGIVAAATAPGATRRYGSWCRGLAGIGAVLVRAADRLGEPGYLRLSQRTARTCAALAPRMPLVTQCCGLFGVGDLLVDVAKASGSEEFWDAAETVAAIILSRSGGTPSRPVFPNTGLTRPSATWAGGSAGVLAFLRRLHDRGGPRLGLID; encoded by the coding sequence ATGTCTTCGGCGGAAGCTCGGGGCGCGCAGCTCGCCGCCGGCACACCGGGCATCGTCGCGGCGGCGACGGCTCCGGGAGCAACGCGCCGCTACGGCTCGTGGTGCCGCGGTCTGGCCGGGATCGGGGCGGTACTCGTCCGGGCCGCCGACCGCCTCGGCGAACCCGGGTACCTCCGCCTCTCCCAGCGGACCGCGCGCACCTGCGCCGCGCTGGCGCCGCGCATGCCTTTGGTCACCCAGTGCTGCGGGCTGTTCGGGGTCGGCGACCTGCTGGTGGACGTCGCCAAGGCGTCCGGATCCGAGGAGTTCTGGGACGCCGCCGAGACCGTCGCCGCGATCATCCTGAGCCGCAGCGGCGGCACCCCGAGCCGTCCGGTGTTCCCGAACACCGGTCTGACCCGGCCCAGCGCCACCTGGGCCGGCGGCTCCGCCGGCGTGCTCGCCTTCCTCAGGCGACTGCACGACCGGGGCGGACCGCGGCTCGGCCTCATCGACTGA
- a CDS encoding PIG-L family deacetylase: MVGRPLTLMAVHAHPDDEATGTGGVLARYAAEGMRTVLVTCTDGGCGDGPGGVKPGEPGHDPAAVAVMRRQELEASCEVLKISHLELLEYADSGMMGWPANDAPGSFWQTPVEEGAARLAELFRRYQPDVVVTYDENGFYGHPDHIQANRITMAALAMTGMTPKVYWTTAPRSMMQRFGEVMREFGADWEEPDPAEAAAMQEIGLPDEEITTWVDTTEFGGQKFDALAAHASQGENIFFLRMGKERFTELMGTETFVRVQDATGAAVPENDLFAGLR, from the coding sequence ATGGTTGGCCGGCCCTTGACGCTGATGGCAGTGCACGCCCACCCCGACGACGAGGCCACCGGAACAGGGGGCGTCCTGGCGCGGTACGCGGCGGAGGGCATGCGCACGGTCCTCGTCACGTGTACCGACGGCGGTTGCGGTGACGGACCGGGAGGCGTCAAGCCGGGCGAGCCCGGGCACGATCCGGCGGCCGTCGCCGTGATGCGCCGGCAAGAACTCGAGGCGAGCTGTGAGGTTCTGAAGATCAGTCATCTGGAGCTGTTGGAGTACGCCGACTCCGGGATGATGGGCTGGCCGGCCAACGACGCGCCCGGCTCCTTCTGGCAGACACCCGTGGAGGAGGGCGCCGCCCGCCTCGCCGAACTCTTCCGGCGCTACCAGCCCGATGTGGTCGTGACCTACGACGAGAACGGTTTCTACGGCCATCCCGACCACATCCAGGCGAACCGCATCACCATGGCGGCGCTGGCGATGACCGGGATGACGCCGAAGGTGTACTGGACGACGGCGCCGCGCTCGATGATGCAGCGATTCGGGGAGGTCATGCGCGAGTTCGGCGCGGACTGGGAGGAGCCGGATCCGGCGGAGGCCGCCGCGATGCAGGAAATCGGGCTTCCCGACGAAGAGATCACCACCTGGGTGGACACCACCGAGTTCGGCGGTCAGAAGTTCGACGCACTCGCCGCGCACGCCAGCCAGGGCGAGAACATCTTCTTCCTGAGGATGGGCAAGGAGAGGTTCACCGAGCTGATGGGCACGGAGACGTTCGTACGGGTCCAGGACGCCACCGGCGCGGCCGTGCCCGAGAACGACCTCTTCGCCGGATTGCGCTGA
- a CDS encoding chitinase, whose product MSLTGPGGSSPSPTTPPPTTAPPTTAPPTTTPPTTAPPTTTPPGDTCPTKPRPSGKVLQGYWENWDGAANGVHPGMGWVPITDSRIAAHGYNVINAAFPVILSDGTVLWQDGMDAGVKVSTPAEMCQAKAGGATLLMSIGGAAAGIDLSSGSVADRFVATVVPILKKYNFDGIDIDIETGLSGSGDINTLSASQSNLIRIIDGVLAQMPAGFGLTMAPETAYVTGGSVTYGSIWGAYLPIIKKYADNGRLWWLNMQYYNGSMYGCSGDSYQAGTVQGFTAQTTCLNNGLTIQGTTIKVPYDKQVPGLPAQPGAGGGYMAPSLVGQSWNAFGGSLKGIMTWSINWDGSKGWTFGDNVKSLQGR is encoded by the coding sequence GTGTCACTCACCGGCCCCGGCGGCAGCAGCCCCTCGCCGACCACCCCGCCGCCGACCACCGCCCCGCCCACCACCGCGCCCCCGACCACCACGCCGCCGACCACCGCGCCCCCGACCACCACGCCGCCGGGCGACACCTGCCCCACGAAGCCCAGGCCGTCGGGCAAGGTCCTGCAGGGATACTGGGAGAACTGGGACGGCGCCGCCAACGGCGTCCACCCCGGCATGGGCTGGGTCCCCATCACGGACAGCCGGATCGCCGCGCACGGTTACAACGTCATCAACGCCGCCTTCCCGGTGATCCTCTCGGATGGCACCGTGCTGTGGCAGGACGGCATGGACGCCGGCGTCAAGGTCTCGACGCCCGCCGAGATGTGCCAGGCCAAGGCGGGCGGGGCGACGCTGCTGATGTCGATCGGCGGCGCCGCCGCGGGCATCGACCTGAGCTCCGGTTCCGTCGCCGACAGGTTCGTGGCGACCGTCGTCCCGATTCTCAAGAAGTACAACTTCGACGGCATCGACATCGACATCGAGACCGGCCTGTCCGGAAGCGGCGACATCAACACGCTGTCCGCCTCCCAGTCCAACCTGATCCGCATCATCGACGGCGTCCTCGCGCAGATGCCGGCCGGCTTCGGCCTCACCATGGCCCCCGAAACCGCGTACGTCACCGGCGGAAGCGTCACCTACGGGTCGATCTGGGGCGCCTACCTGCCCATCATCAAGAAGTACGCCGACAACGGCCGCCTGTGGTGGCTGAACATGCAGTACTACAACGGCAGCATGTACGGCTGCTCCGGCGACTCCTACCAGGCCGGCACCGTCCAGGGCTTCACCGCGCAGACCACGTGCCTGAACAACGGCCTGACCATCCAGGGCACCACCATCAAGGTGCCCTACGACAAGCAGGTGCCCGGCCTGCCGGCCCAGCCCGGCGCGGGTGGCGGCTACATGGCGCCGAGCCTGGTCGGCCAGTCGTGGAACGCCTTCGGCGGCTCGCTGAAGGGGATCATGACGTGGTCGATCAACTGGGACGGCTCGAAGGGCTGGACCTTCGGCGACAACGTCAAGTCCCTCCAGGGCCGTTGA